The window AGCACTAATTAATAGTCTACAGTTATtaccacttcattaggcacaatTTGATTAATTTTAATACAGGAGTTGTATCAAAAATACAAAGATTTGATAGACAGAAGGGTATTTCTTGGAGAGCGGAAGTGTAGGTTCTAAATGTCAAAGTTGTTAAAAGTGTCAGAATGAATGCCATTTTCTTCCTCATGCAGGGAAGGACAACAGTCTCCGGAGCAGTGGCAGAGGATGTACGGATGTTGCTCTGGCAACGAGGTCTACCACATCAGGCTGAGCGACAGCAAGTTTTTTGGGGCGTACAGCGGCAAAAGCTTTACATACGCTTCCTTCCACGCTCACAAGAAGTGAGTAGGTTAGCCCTTAGAAGGACAAGAAATGATCATATTTGGTAACTTAAACATGAGTCAAAAGCCCCTTTTATACTGTCCTGTTCACTGGTGTGATGAGCACTGATACAAAAGGGGGTCAAAGTCGACCTATGAATTTTCAAGGATAAGAGCCTGTGAAACTCACTTATCTGACGAAAGCTGACTAAATACAACTATACTACAATTATTTTTCTTAAAAATGGTGTTGTCATACAGATATGGAGTGTGTTTGATTGGCATAAGGAAGGAGGAGAACAAAAGCATCCTATTAAACCCTGGCCCACACCACATCATGACTGCCACAGACACCTGCTACTACATCAACATCACAAAGGAGGAAAACTCCGCCTTCATCTTCAACCAGGAGGAACATAAGGGACGCGGCGGCGTTGGAATCTATGACGGACCCTCGCAGCTTCCTGTGCACAGCATCATCGCCAGCATGGGTGAGGCGCAACAGGCATGTTAATGCGCCGTCATCGGTAAATGCTAAAGTGTGGTCCACTTACAGGCACCGTGGCTATTGATCTTCAGAACTCCAGTCCGCCTGACATTTCAGGCACCAAACTGGTGCCACCCGCGCTCAACGGAACGGGCACTCGCCGACCGAGCATCGATCCGGTTCAGGAGATTGCAGACTCCTCCTCAATCCTGCCATGTGACCTCCTTGGTGATCAATCAGAAGATGACTCTGTTTTCACTGATGAGAGAGGCCCCTGGCCCACTGAGTAAGATGATTGTTGGTTTTGATCATTCCTGCTGATTTTGTAAATGTAACCCCTTACAAAAGGCATTGACAATTTAGCTTTACAAACAGAGAGACATAATCTAAACAAAACATCTTGAGGGATATTGCTCTACTCATCTTCAAAGATTTTCTCCAAACACTGAAGGTTTTCAAGGCTGTTGCTTGGCAAATTCTCAAAGTTTCAACTCCCTCCATACATTTTTCATGGAATTAAGTTCCAGAGACTGTCTATGCAATTCCATGATCTTTAATGTGCTTTTTCTAGAGTCATCCCTTTGTTGCCTTGGCCGTATGTTTCGGGTCATTGTCACCCACAACCCATCTTCAGAGCTCAGGCTGAGGCAAATAAGCTCTCATTGACCTCCTATGTCACAGATGCACAGAAGTTCACACTAGTATACTCCAAAAatcttgtaaaaaaatataacttCCAATATTCTATTTTCCAATAATTTTGTCCTCCAAGTGTTTTGAGTAGTTTGTGTAAACTGGCATCTGAACAATGATACTATTTTTGTTGTCAGGTATGTGAAAGGTTACCCCCCTAACTCTCCTTACATCGGAAGCTCGCCCACCTTGTGCCATTTGCTGGCTGAGAAAGCCCTATTTTGCTGCCTACGTCTGGACCAGGtgggcagttttgttttgttctgtCACCTTAGTCATCCGTCTTGCATCCTGCTGTTCCTTCTCTCTCTACCTTGTCTTGAGTCGTCTATCCCTCTGTGAAACACCCACTTTTTTCCTCTCTATTTTTTCCAGGGTTGCAGGCACAACAGCTCTGAAGACGCCAAAGCTTACGGTTTCAAAAACAAGCTCATCATCGTGTCTGCTGAGACAGCAGGGAATGGTCTCTATAACTTCATAGTGCCTCTCAGAGCCTATTACAGACCCAGGAAAGAACTCAACCCTATTGTCTTACTGCTGGACAACCCGTGAGTTCTCCTTTGTAACATACCATGTACAAACGTATTTCCTTCAGCACAAATCATAGGAATGCATCCTCTCACCAATTGCAAGCCAAGGCTGCTACTGCTGCTTATTACTGTGTATGAGAATAATAAAGAATGCGGCAGACAGTAACCATGGCAACTTGCTCTGAACTTAACAACACATCACTCCCTTCCTGCGGCACTCCCTCCCATCCTTTTAATGATGCACCCACACACTATGATACGTAATTGCAACACTtacaacagtctggggtctcttaGCAGCGACTCTAAGCAGATGCATAATGTTCTTTGAACGGTGCTTAGGGTCAGGTAATAGCAATAATCGAAATGACAAGATCACAAAGCGTATCCTGTCCACCCATTAGCTTCTTGCCGATCCATCTGTTTAATCTAACCAGCTCTTCATCTACTACTGTGTTTATTCAATCAAATCCTCACCAACCCTTGTCTACCAACTACCTTGCTTCTTCTGTGTCAGAAAATAACCTCCTTACCTACCTTTTTATTTTATCCAATCAGCTTCTTATACCCTTCTGTTTCGTTCAACGAGCTCCCCACACACCTTACAATACAGTAGCTGTCAACATTAGTTGTTTGCAATCCAATAGGTCTCTCTACAACATATTTGGGTGTGGTGATGTTTTTTTGCAACTGCATTGAAATGTTTAAAATTCTGCAATATAATGAAATGAGTGCCACCCCCACTACTCAGCTATTTTAAAACGTTTTTGATAAGAATAATATGCACTTGTAATGCATACTTATTCATTTGATATACATCTAATTGTGTATGGGAGTGTTACGATCAATTTTATAATTGCTTTATAAATACATAAAAGTTTATGTTGCAAAAAACTAACTCCGTTTATATTTCTAAAAACTATGATGAAATATAAAATGAACTTAAGACTGTataatagcatacttgccaaccctcccgaattttccgggagactcccgaatttcagtgcctctcccgaaaatctcccgggacaaccattctcccgatttccagccagacaattatattgggggcgtgtcttaaagacactgcctttagcgtcgtctctcacctgaaaaggagactattatatatgtctccgttatccataggtttatctataacccataaaataggcaggcacggagctatttctcagcgtgtgtttattccagccggcacgttaatacactgacacacaacagccggattcccatcatgcattgcttcaaaactacggcaagttgtaatatccaaaatttccagccagacaaacaatattgggggcgtgccttaaaggcactgccttcagcgtcctctcacctgaaaaggagattaTTATacatgtctctgttatccataggtttatctataacccataacacggtggccgaatggatatagtcactcatgaacggtcagagaagcacaaggcggcggcaacgcagtattatgggccaccttgcaagcaacattccgttctcatttgcgttagttttcaacaaatccgtgaaggatatgttcccggattcagagatcgctcgccagtaatcaaatggcagaacaaaagctactcaaatagtgaaaggtatgtgttatatttttttaaagtaagcagcaagtacagtacagttagtagaacaactgtgtctTCATTACTGTTtacagtactatatatatatatatatatatatatatatatatatatatatatatatatatatatacatatataaatataagaaatacttttatttcagtgaattctagctataaatatactcctgccccttaaccccgcccccccaattccccgaattcggaggtctcaaggttggcaagtatgataatagtTTTATGTACTACTCAAATAAACTGTTCGGGGGTCATATTTTTAGATTGCTAAGGACCAGTTTGTATcttcagtatttttttaaataattgtgtaCATGCAATTATGTAATCACTTAAAGTTAAATTGATACATTGTATagtcaaaaaaaatattattttaagctTGTCAAAATTCCTTTATGTGACATGagcactctgctatttttaagaaccggctttaaaaaaaaaaaaaaaaactagtcatAGATCTTCTGTATGGCAGGTGTGTTCTGTTTTAAGGATCTACTttaaaaagagaacacaaaaatACCAAGATGCTCTAGTGCAGGGCTAATTAACTGGCTGTCCGGCCCACAAATTACATCAGACCGTACGGTTCAGAAAAACTTGGAAGAGaccaaacatttttgcagtactGTCAtaactagctttttttgcagtgtgtccttaaaaacagcagggcactcctGTTATTAGTTATGGCATAGTTGTTGTCCTCTTtgcgaggaaaaaaaaaacaaatgtttttaatgtacagTACTTTCTCTGTGATCCATAGGCCTGATAATCACTTCCTGGAAGCTATCTGCTGCTTCCCTATGGTCTACTACATGGCAGGGGCCATAGACAAGTAAGACCGTCATGTAGAGTTTACAATTTAGTAGATATACAGTGTcctctggaaaaaaatatgtgtatttgGGTTATGATCGTTACCATCTGCATTTCAGTCTTGACAGTCTGCTTCAGTGCGGCATTATATACGCCGATAATTTGGTTGTCGTGGATAAAGAGAGCACGATGAGTGCAGAGGAGGACTACATGGCCGACGCCAAAACTATTGTTAATGTGCAGACAATGTTTCGGTAATCAATTACATTGTATCATCACACCCTTATGTTTTGATGCTTACTGTCATTTTAGTGATGATTAAACACCTTACATTTTCTTCCAGGTTGTTTCCTAGCCTGAGCATCATCACAGAGCTCACACATCCATCCAACATGAGGTTCATGCAGTTTAAGGCAAAGGACTGCTACTCTCTGGCTCTATCCAAGCTGGAAAAGGTAAGACAAAGCAGAACATGTTATGAATGCTAACTATTATCAAAGTTATTTTGTGTAGATATTACGACTGTCGAAGATAACACAAGTAACTTCAaaatacattgattgattgattgaaacttttattagtagattgcacagtacagtacatattacgtacaattgaccactaaatggtaacacccgaataagtttttcaacttctttaagtcatggtacaaatatatactatcagcataatacagtcatcacacaagttaatcatcagagtatatacattgaattatttacattatttacaatccgggtggTGGGATgtggcagggggggggggggtttggttgggttgctatcagcatacttcagtcatcaacaattatatcatctgagaaatggacattgtaacagtgtaggtctcactttgtaggatatgtacagcgagcggtgaacatagtgagctcagaaggcataagaacaagtatacaaATTTGATTACcggtatttacaatccggggaggtgggatgtggtgggggtagggggttaggctagggttgtagctgcctggaggtgttattttagtgcggttttgaagggggatagagatgcactttcttttacacctgttgggagtacattccatattgatgtggcatagaaggagaatgagctaagacctttgttagatcggaatctgggtttgacgtggtttgtggagctccccctggtgttgtggttatggcgatcatttacgttatggaagtagtttgacatgtacttcggtatcagggaggtgtagcgaattttatagactaggctcagtgcaagttgttttactctgtcctccacccagagccagcccactttggagaagtgggtaggagtgaggtgtgatctggggtggaggtctagaattaACCTGActggcttgttctgggatgtttggagtctagatttgagggttttggaggtgctggggtaccaggaggggCATgcataatcgaaaaagggttgaatgagagttcccgctagaatcttcatggtgcttttgtttaccagagaggagattctgtagagaaatcgtgttcgttggttgacctttttgattaccttggttgccattttatcacaggaaagattagcctctagaatggaaccgaggtaggtgacctcatctttcctggcgataacaatgtcacccactttaatagtgaagtcactgactttcttaaggttgatttgggacccaaataggatggattccgttttacctaagtgtatggatagtttattgtcagcgagccaggtgcaaattctacagagttcggcactgaggatttttttccaactgtgatttgtccttgccggataccagcagggccgagtcatccgcaaacaggaacaattcacagtcgcatgctgatgacatgtcgtttacgtATATAAGAAACAGTAAAGgctctaatatactgccttgggggactccacagcttactaaGAGGGGGACACACACGGTGCCGTTCAACTCTACCACCTATTTCCTCCCCtctaagtaagattgcatccagctcgatgaggttttaacAAATCCgatttatccaacagtatagcgtggtttacggtgtcaaaggccttctgaaagtccagcatgaccatgccgcagtatttgcccgcatccacctcatgtttgatgtggtcggtcagatagagaaggcatgtgtcagtggagtggttagttctgaagccggattggaatttgtacattagTTTTTTAGTGGCAAGGtatctatcgacctgttcataaactattttttccattactttcgaaatggaactgagaatagaaacaggtcggtagttaccaggttctaatttgcttcctttttttaaaaaggggagttactcttgctatcttgaaatctAATGGTACTTAGCTTTgtttaattgagaggtttattatgtgtgtgatgattgtggcaatggtggtggcagagtccctgaggaatctggaggggatattgtcaaggccagtGGCTTTGTTTTGGTGGAGCACGCTCAATTTTTTGAGCACCTCGTCAGCTGAGactatttctaatttgaaatcgttgttgaatactcctagctttctgtagtaggctttaatgtgttctacaccaaagcaacCAGAGTGGTGGGGCAGCTTGTTAACTGGTGTTGGGGCTCTGCTGGTGAAAAAAGGTGTTAAATCTGCTTGCTACCTCcagtttgtctgtaatgagggagtcaccctccttgatgttgatgttggtgagtctggttttaagtttctggctgcagccaggaagctggttgttgaggattttccagagctcacgtggcttatttgtgttttcctctattttgtcattaatgtaattttttttaaggatttagtcaggttgttTGCCTTATTtcttattgcattgctttttgagtgttgtaaggagtgatttgaggttgttattattgggttgtttatctacttcggttttgcacttttggtattcggagtattttctgtctcggtcttttatggcagctaataggtccggattcatccatggttcagagcgggctttgatcctgactgttctcaAGGGAGCCATATCATGATGGGTCTTAAGATAatagttaccaagttttgagcaaaataattaataatacatttgtgtttggcattctgacagtaaaattgtatttgtgtcaaTATAATGGAGTCTTTTTTAATTAAAGTTAATTTCAATTCTTAATTGTGATTAACCACGAAAGTGTGATTCATTTGATTAAAAACATTATTGTATGACAGCACTAGTTTGTGTATTTTACATTTCCTGATTGTTCCCCTCCAGAAAGAGCGTGACAAAGGCTCCAACTTGGCCTTTATGTTCCGCCTCCCCTTCGCCGCAGGCCGAGTGTTCAGCATCAGCATGCTCGACACACTGCTCTACCAGGTTAGCGCACAACAACAAGTTTCGCCccgatggatggataaaaagcaataaaaaattaaaaattgtcaaAATCCCCTCCTTATATTCAACTCGGGGACCTTTCTtctgttggttttgttcattTACTTTCTACCTGTTTTTAAAGTTACATTTTCTCTGAATTTCCACCTCAGTCTTTTGTTAAGGACTATATGATCCTCATAGCACGGTTGTTGCTGGGACTAGACACCACTCCAGGATCAGGATACCTCTGCGCTGTGAGTTGAACAAAGTATAAACCACACCGAAGTACTGAATTATTGAATAagacagtaatatatatatatatatatatatatacacatatatatataaatatatatttatatatttatatatatatatatatatatatatatacatacacacacacacacacacacacacacacacaaatatcagCAGGTGGCACCCAATGATTTTTCCCCCTTGCAAGACAGAGCTTTTCTGCCTGTCTCTCACACACCCACTAGGAAAAAATGTGTCAAATATTGGACATGTTCGCTGACAACAGAGAAGCAGTTATGATGCTAATTTTAAGATCATGGAAATCAATTAAGCAGAGTCTTCTACAGTTAATCAGCTAAGAAacataccttagttgtttccaatgctaatttttctaaaaaataaaaaaagtagtagTCGTTAATTTCAGGTCAATATTGTAATCTTCTTTCTTTTGTACCTCAGATGAAAGTAACAGAGGGAGACCTATGGATTGGTACTTATGGAAGACTATTCCAGAAACTCTGCTCATCCAGTGCGGAAATTCCAATAGGGATCTATCGGACAGAGTCCCACATTTTCTCCAATTCTGAAGCAAGTTTCTCAAAACAACATATACACTCATTCTAAGTGCATGTTCTGTTTATACCTTTATGGAAATGGGTTATGAAGGTCTTGCATAATTGTGTTAAGGAAATAACAAACTAGCAGCAATCAAAACGTTAGATAATATTATCTCTGTAAAATGCTCGTTTTGAGTTCCAAACCAGTCTTTCTCAGTCTCAGGCATCTGTCAACGAGTGTGAGGACACAAAAGACCGGAGTCAAGAGTCCCAGCGCCCCAACGACCAGTCAGAACGCCCTCTGCTTAGGAAGAAGAGCATGCAATGGGCGCGTCGTCTGAGTAAGAGAAGCATGCGGTGGCAGGGAACGAGCCGGGACTCCACCAAGGACAATGCCCAGCGCATCGCCCAGCAACGACTCAACCTCTACCGACGCTCTGAACGGGAGGAGCTTTCTGAGCTGGTGCGCAACCGCATGAGGCATCTAGGGCTTCCCACCTCAGGATATGGTGAGAACCCTTGGTAACTCTCTTCGAGAGTCGTATCAGCTACAAAACCAAGTTTGCATCCTAAAACTTTAACTAAAACGGTATCTGTTTCTTGTCTTATTGCTTTAGAGGACTTGAACAATCTGACAGCCTGTGATGTTATGAACAGAGTCAATCTGGGATACCTGCAAGGTAATGTTTGTTCATTTATAGCCTGCATTTTGATTCCGTTTTCTGATTGAGCTTTGTTTTAGATGAGCAGAACGAACACCAAAACACCCTGTCCTATGTCCTGATTAACCCTTCACCAGACACCCGTCTGGAGCTTAATGATGTTGTGTAAGCATTACTTTTTTTTGCATCGTTTTGTCCCTTTTATACAGAAGAGCAATTAACATTTTCCGCAGAGAATTATGTTACTATGTATCAAGACAAAATAGTAACATAAAAATCTCCCTCTATTGTACCTCAGGTACTTGATACGCTCCGACCCTCTGGCTTACGTCCCTGAGGAGCCTCCAGTCCACAGCAGCAGTCTGAAAGAGAGGCACGAGTCCAGCTTTGAGACCAGAGAAGACACACAACACTGATGACTTGGTCTTACCTGGAGGTCTGCTCTCTCCAGGACAGGTTTAAATCTCTATCAAACCAGCACTGCAGTCTTTTGAGTTTCTCTTTTTGGAGCAGGTTACCTAGTGAACTCCTCACACTGACAAAATACAGCAGTATTCTGATTCATTTTGTTACAGCTTCGAGATCCCTCAGGTTGAAGTATGTGAACATCAAGCTCAGCATCTGTGTAAAATAAACGCTAAAGTATTTGACTACTGTACTTACACAAAGTGAAAAAGGAAGAAAAATATAGCTGGTGCCTCCTTGCCACAAGTTGGACGCATACAATTGTCCAAAAGGTCTtggtaaaatgaagaattaagatTCTGTTCATCTTTAATCGATTTAAGCTGGACTGTCAGTACACGTTGTGTTTAAGctttacttaactatttattacAAAAATCTGTGCAaccacaagtttttttttaagtgttaagGATTTTAAAGCATATTTTTGTAGCTGGGCATTAGCCGTATAGTTATCCTCTAGTGTTGAGGTTTTAATTTGGAGGAGTAACACTGATTGGTATCTACGTTTCAACGAGGCTCAAGGACTAAATGCAATACTGAGCCACTAGCAATGTATTTGATCTGTTTTGTTCTGCATATTTTGAtgttaaaaattgttttatttgacaTAAAGTACCAGTCAAAAGTTTGGCAACACTTTTTCGTGCTATTGAaggagaagttgtgtccaaaTGTTTAACTCATTCTGTAAATTATTAATGTAATGACCTGTACTTGATATGTTATATTAGATATTTTTCTTCTGAAAAAAGTTCTGTATTTAGAGTTTAGATATTTAGAGATGACAAAGAAGCAGGTGGTGCCAAATGACAGGAGTCAGAGTTTTTTTTCCACTGTCACTCACCCCTAAATGTGTTGTACTGTGTAGCTTGTTTTTTAACTCTTCTGTATTACAACAACAATTTTGTGGTAACAAGTAACAGTCAAATTTAATTTTAATAcagcttttcaaaataaattaaattaggaTACAATGAAATGGGACTGTAACAGAATAAACTCATAACAAAGCCTGTTTCGTTATTTTAGTAAACATAACTGGTACAAAATATACTACTCAAAACTGTACAAAATGCAGCAAAAGAATATCAAGTATTTTGCAGTTGTAATTATTTTCCCATCATGTTCCACTGACAGTCATAAAGGGAAACCACCAGGCAGCTTGATGAGCATTAAaagctacatttaaaacattaattGTTGTCCAGTGAATCCAGTTAAGAGGTGACAAAACATTTGAAAGCAGGTCGAGGATCTCAGATGTCTCAAAATTGAAAATTGCACTCCAAGAACATGTGGCGTTCCCGGAAACagcaacaaatatattttaaataaacagAATAGGTTTGTGTTGCCTGTGTTGTCTACTGCAGGACAGACCTTccatgaaaaatacaaataaagtccAAACGTTCCTTAATTCTGAAAACAGGAGGCTAAATAGTAAAGAGACATAACACACACTACCATAGCAAACATCCCACCCATGAACATTATGAAAGTCTCACCTCCATAAAAGTAGTTATCAGTAGCACAACTCAGAAACGTTTATCCTCACCATGA of the Nerophis lumbriciformis linkage group LG32, RoL_Nlum_v2.1, whole genome shotgun sequence genome contains:
- the LOC133574788 gene encoding potassium channel subfamily T member 1-like isoform X2 translates to MCSECYENQTFINDDGSVSARKTRLCKGPRHTMSSTSGVILDISRLKMEQMESEVPPLPRRFRFRDLLLGDQSFQNDRVQVEFYVNENTFKERLKLFFIKNQRSSLRIRVFNFSLKLLTCLLYIIRVVTDNPVQSANATHSPSQTNAIGGNTKCMDCPWNGSVQDRDINWELIFWVDRKVPVWAIQVTVAIISFLETMLLMYLSYKGNLWEQIFQVSFLLEMINTVPFIITIFWPSIRNIFIPVFLNCWLAKCALENMINDVHRAIQRTNSAMFNQVLILICTLLCLVFTGTCGIQHLERAGKNLSLFNSFYFCIVTFSTVGFGDVTPRIWPSQLLVVIMICVALVVLPLQFEELMYLWMESQKSGGNYSRHRAQTEKHVVLCVSALKIDLLMDFLNEFYAHPRLQDYYVVILCPSEMDLQVRRVLQIPLWSQRVIYLQGSVLKDQDLLRAKMDDAEACFILSSRNEVDRMAADHQTILRAWAVKDFAPNCPLYVQILKPENKFHVKFADHVVCEEEFKYAMLALNCVCPATSTLVTLLVHTSSGREGQQSPEQWQRMYGCCSGNEVYHIRLSDSKFFGAYSGKSFTYASFHAHKKYGVCLIGIRKEENKSILLNPGPHHIMTATDTCYYINITKEENSAFIFNQEEHKGRGGVGIYDGPSQLPVHSIIASMGTVAIDLQNSSPPDISGTKLVPPALNGTGTRRPSIDPVQEIADSSSILPCDLLGDQSEDDSVFTDERGPWPTEYVKGYPPNSPYIGSSPTLCHLLAEKALFCCLRLDQGCRHNSSEDAKAYGFKNKLIIVSAETAGNGLYNFIVPLRAYYRPRKELNPIVLLLDNPPDNHFLEAICCFPMVYYMAGAIDNLDSLLQCGIIYADNLVVVDKESTMSAEEDYMADAKTIVNVQTMFRLFPSLSIITELTHPSNMRFMQFKAKDCYSLALSKLEKKERDKGSNLAFMFRLPFAAGRVFSISMLDTLLYQSFVKDYMILIARLLLGLDTTPGSGYLCAMKVTEGDLWIGTYGRLFQKLCSSSAEIPIGIYRTESHIFSNSESQASVNECEDTKDRSQESQRPNDQSERPLLRKKSMQWARRLSKRSMRWQGTSRDSTKDNAQRIAQQRLNLYRRSEREELSELVRNRMRHLGLPTSGYEDLNNLTACDVMNRVNLGYLQERTPKHPVLCPD
- the LOC133574788 gene encoding potassium channel subfamily T member 1-like isoform X1, yielding MQLTREEDSARGDSTPPTSRRSPGKMCSECYENQTFINDDGSVSARKTRLCKGPRHTMSSTSGVILDISRLKMEQMESEVPPLPRRFRFRDLLLGDQSFQNDRVQVEFYVNENTFKERLKLFFIKNQRSSLRIRVFNFSLKLLTCLLYIIRVVTDNPVQSANATHSPSQTNAIGGNTKCMDCPWNGSVQDRDINWELIFWVDRKVPVWAIQVTVAIISFLETMLLMYLSYKGNLWEQIFQVSFLLEMINTVPFIITIFWPSIRNIFIPVFLNCWLAKCALENMINDVHRAIQRTNSAMFNQVLILICTLLCLVFTGTCGIQHLERAGKNLSLFNSFYFCIVTFSTVGFGDVTPRIWPSQLLVVIMICVALVVLPLQFEELMYLWMESQKSGGNYSRHRAQTEKHVVLCVSALKIDLLMDFLNEFYAHPRLQDYYVVILCPSEMDLQVRRVLQIPLWSQRVIYLQGSVLKDQDLLRAKMDDAEACFILSSRNEVDRMAADHQTILRAWAVKDFAPNCPLYVQILKPENKFHVKFADHVVCEEEFKYAMLALNCVCPATSTLVTLLVHTSSGREGQQSPEQWQRMYGCCSGNEVYHIRLSDSKFFGAYSGKSFTYASFHAHKKYGVCLIGIRKEENKSILLNPGPHHIMTATDTCYYINITKEENSAFIFNQEEHKGRGGVGIYDGPSQLPVHSIIASMGTVAIDLQNSSPPDISGTKLVPPALNGTGTRRPSIDPVQEIADSSSILPCDLLGDQSEDDSVFTDERGPWPTEYVKGYPPNSPYIGSSPTLCHLLAEKALFCCLRLDQGCRHNSSEDAKAYGFKNKLIIVSAETAGNGLYNFIVPLRAYYRPRKELNPIVLLLDNPPDNHFLEAICCFPMVYYMAGAIDNLDSLLQCGIIYADNLVVVDKESTMSAEEDYMADAKTIVNVQTMFRLFPSLSIITELTHPSNMRFMQFKAKDCYSLALSKLEKKERDKGSNLAFMFRLPFAAGRVFSISMLDTLLYQSFVKDYMILIARLLLGLDTTPGSGYLCAMKVTEGDLWIGTYGRLFQKLCSSSAEIPIGIYRTESHIFSNSESQASVNECEDTKDRSQESQRPNDQSERPLLRKKSMQWARRLSKRSMRWQGTSRDSTKDNAQRIAQQRLNLYRRSEREELSELVRNRMRHLGLPTSGYEDLNNLTACDVMNRVNLGYLQDEQNEHQNTLSYVLINPSPDTRLELNDVVYLIRSDPLAYVPEEPPVHSSSLKERHESSFETREDTQH